The following coding sequences are from one Triticum aestivum cultivar Chinese Spring chromosome 5A, IWGSC CS RefSeq v2.1, whole genome shotgun sequence window:
- the LOC123103242 gene encoding glucan endo-1,3-beta-glucosidase 4: MLGHNNMSPNRLEVVLMLLMLMVYNASGAFVGINIGTNVSDLPSASDIVSILKAKKIQHVRLVDSNHEMLVALANTGIEVMVGVPNNELLRVGQSRPTAADWINKNVAAYIPATNITYIAVGDEILTTVPNAALVLVPALQFLQSALLAANLNTQVKLSSPHSMDMISKAFPPSAATFNSTWSSIMLQYLGFLKRTGSSFMLNAQPYYGYVKGQGVFPLEYALFRSLNPNSQIADPNTNLFYTNMFDAMVDATYNSIKAMNFTDIPVMVTASGWPWHSARKEPAADVDNALAYNTNLIRHVLNNSGTPSQPNNQVSTYLFELFSEDLRSGSVSGESWGIMFSNASAVYSLTFEDVATASTDSPALHGMFCVANSSAPHSALKQSLDWACGPGSANCSAIQPGQPCYKPDDIVAVASYAFNDYYHRTQASGGTCNFNSTATISSTDPSHGSCKFAGSTGVNGSGMASGPVSQDSSASQSQSFWLTWLIAMLLPVLLLM; encoded by the exons ATGCTTGGGCACAACAATATGTCGCCCAACAGACTAGAGGTCGTGCTGATGCTGTTGATGCTCATGGTTTACAATGCTTCAG GAGCATTTGTTGGTATCAACATTGGCACTAACGTGTCAGACCTGCCATCAGCATCAGACATAGTCTCCATCCTTAAAGCCAAGAAGATTCAACATGTTCGCTTGGTTGATTCAAACCATGAGATGCTAGTCGCCCTTGCGAACACTGGAATTGAAGTGATGGTTGGTGTGCCAAATAATGAGCTGCTCCGTGTGGGGCAATCTCGTCCGACAGCTGCTGATTGGATTAACAAGAATGTTGCTGCCTACATTCCAGCAACAAACATCACGTATATTGCCGTGGGTGATGAGATTCTTACTACTGTCCCAAATGCAGCTCTTGTTCTAGTACCTGCATTGCAATTCCTCCAATCAGCACTGTTGGCTGCAAACCTCAATACCCAGGTGAAACTATCAAGTCCTCATTCAATGGATATGATCTCTAAGGCATTTCCTCCCTCTGCTGCCACTTTCAACTCAACATGGAGCTCAATAATGTTACAGTATCTTGGATTTCTGAAGAGGACAGGATCTTCCTTCATGCTGAATGCTCAACCGTACTATGGCTATGTGAAAGGGCAAGGTGTATTCCCTTTAGAGTATGCCCTGTTTCGATCACTCAATCCCAACAGTCAGATTGCAGATCCGAACACCAATTTGTTCTATACCAATATGTTTGATGCTATGGTTGATGCCACATACAACTCAATAAAAGCAATGAATTTCACCGATATTCCTGTTATGGTCACAGCTTCTGGTTGGCCATGGCATAGTGCACGCAAAGAACCGGCTGCGGATGTTGATAATGCTCTGGCCTACAATACAAATCTCATACGCCATGTACTAAATAACTCTGGTACCCCTAGCCAGCCAAATAATCAAGTAAGCACATACCTGTTTGAGTTGTTCAGTGAGGATCTTCGGTCAGGATCTGTTTCGGGGGAAAGTTGGGGGATTATGTTTAGCAATGCAAGTGCAGTGTACTCCCTGACATTTGAAGATGTGGCTACAGCTAGTACTGATTCACCGGCTTTGCACGGGATGTTTTGTGTGGCAAATTCAAGTGCACCCCATAGTGCATTGAAGCAAAGTTTGGATTGGGCATGTGGCCCTGGTTCTGCAAACTGCAGCGCAATTCAACCTGGGCAGCCGTGCTACAAACCAGATGACATTGTAGCTGTTGCTTCGTATGCTTTCAATGATTATTATCATAGAACGCAAGCAAGTGGAGGAACATGTAACTTTAATAGCACAGCAACGATATCATCTacggatccaa GCCATGGTTCATGTAAATTTGCAGGAAG CACCGGTGTCAATGGCAGTGGTATGGCTTCTGGACCTGTGAGCCAAGATAGTTCCGCTTCACAATCTCAATCTTTCTGGTTGACTTGGCTAATCGCCATGCTGCTGCCTGTTCTACTTCTCATGTAA